A genomic window from Struthio camelus isolate bStrCam1 chromosome 2, bStrCam1.hap1, whole genome shotgun sequence includes:
- the PAG1 gene encoding phosphoprotein associated with glycosphingolipid-enriched microdomains 1 isoform X1 — MGPDSGFLGSGQVHVILWGSLAAMTTLLFLTFLIFLCSSCNREKKAKHQYGDHENLMNVPSDKEMFSHSVTSSATEPPPSSDQNGALSNGEVLSEDSTAACIQPYEEVQTSVSDLLDQQDSLGKSIKCHQSRELPSIPPNSTMETIISAGNGENDQGLGMEGPYEVLKDSSSQENIVEDCLYETVKEIKDVGAVADMERSCNNKSRSSLMVSEGQDQIPECRIESAEYASVDRNKKSRQSANSDSPLGNTPDVEDEPPPPVPMKLLDENENVQEEKVEEEEQGTEGASKPEKRLSSVSYKSREEDPSLTEDDISAMYSSVSKPGQAIKALDSTYTCIQEVASPRSPSICSGLYASVKDFENTLNTTIVPQSVDRPNGELEPDYEAIQSMSQEEDRTLSVPNANHTALSGENDYESIGDLQHHRDFTRL; from the exons ATGGGACCAGACAGTGGCTTCTTAGGCAGTGGGCAGGTCCACGTCATCCTATGGGGAAGTTTGGCAGCTATGACCACACTCTTATTCCTCaccttcctcatcttcctctgcTCCAGCTGCAACAG GGAAAAGAAGGCCAAGCATCAGTATGGAGATCATGAAAATCTGATGAATGTG CCTTCTGATAAGGAGATGTTCAGCCACTCTGTCACAAGTTCAGCTACTGAGCCTCCTCCAAGCAGCGACCAGAACGGGGCACTCAGTAATGGCGAGG TTCTCTCGGAGGACAGTACAGCTGCCTGCATCCAGCCTTATGAAGAAGTACAAACGTCTGTCTCTGATCTGCTAGATCAGCAAGATAGTCTTGGAAAATCCATTAAATGTCACCAGAGCCGGGAACTACCTAGTATTCCTCCTAACAGTACCATGGAAACCATCATCTCAGctggaaatggagaaaatgatCAAGGTCTTGGAATGGAAGGGCCTTATGAAGTCTTGAAAGACAGCTCCTCTCAAGAGAACATAGTTGAAGACTGCTTGTATGAAACTGTGAAGGAAATTAAAGATGTCGGAGCAGTAGCCGACATGGAAAGAAGCTGTAACAACAAATCAAGGTCTTCACTTATGGTTTCTGAAGGTCAGGATCAGATCCCTGAGTGCAGAATTGAATCAGCAGAATATGCGTCTGTTGATCGAAATAAAAAGAGTCGCCAAAGTGCTAATTCAGACAGCCCTCTTGGCAACACACCAGATGTAGAGGATGAGCCCCCCCCTCCAGTACCCATGAAACTTCTTGATGAAAATGAGAATGTGCAAGAAGAAAAAGTGGAAGAAGAAGAACAAGGAACAGAAGGAGCAAGTAAACCAGAGAAG aggctTAGTTCAGTGTCTTACAAGTCTCGAGAGGAAGATCCATCTCTTACAGAAGATGAT ATCTCAGCCATGTACTCTTCGGTGAGTAAGCCAGGACAGGCCATCAAGGCACTGGATTCTACTTACACCTGTATTCAAGAAGTTGCATCTCCGAGGTCCCCATCGATTTGCAGTGGCCTCTATGCAAGCGTAAAGGACTTTGAAAACACCCTAAATACTACCATTGTGCCTCAGTCAGTGGACAGACCAAATGGGGAGCTGGAGCCTGACTATGAAGCTATCCAGTCAATGAGCCAGGAAGAAGATAGGACATTGTCTGTGCCTAACGCAAACCACACTGCTCTTTCAGGAGAGAATGACTATGAGAGTATAGGGGACTTGCAGCACCACAGGGATTTCACTAGACTTTAA
- the PAG1 gene encoding phosphoprotein associated with glycosphingolipid-enriched microdomains 1 isoform X2, translating into MGPDSGFLGSGQVHVILWGSLAAMTTLLFLTFLIFLCSSCNREKKAKHQYGDHENLMNVPSDKEMFSHSVTSSATEPPPSSDQNGALSNGEVLSEDSTAACIQPYEEVQTSVSDLLDQQDSLGKSIKCHQSRELPSIPPNSTMETIISAGNGENDQGLGMEGPYEVLKDSSSQENIVEDCLYETVKEIKDVGAVADMERSCNNKSRSSLMVSEGQDQIPECRIESAEYASVDRNKKSRQSANSDSPLGNTPDVEDEPPPPVPMKLLDENENVQEEKVEEEEQGTEGASKPEKISAMYSSVSKPGQAIKALDSTYTCIQEVASPRSPSICSGLYASVKDFENTLNTTIVPQSVDRPNGELEPDYEAIQSMSQEEDRTLSVPNANHTALSGENDYESIGDLQHHRDFTRL; encoded by the exons ATGGGACCAGACAGTGGCTTCTTAGGCAGTGGGCAGGTCCACGTCATCCTATGGGGAAGTTTGGCAGCTATGACCACACTCTTATTCCTCaccttcctcatcttcctctgcTCCAGCTGCAACAG GGAAAAGAAGGCCAAGCATCAGTATGGAGATCATGAAAATCTGATGAATGTG CCTTCTGATAAGGAGATGTTCAGCCACTCTGTCACAAGTTCAGCTACTGAGCCTCCTCCAAGCAGCGACCAGAACGGGGCACTCAGTAATGGCGAGG TTCTCTCGGAGGACAGTACAGCTGCCTGCATCCAGCCTTATGAAGAAGTACAAACGTCTGTCTCTGATCTGCTAGATCAGCAAGATAGTCTTGGAAAATCCATTAAATGTCACCAGAGCCGGGAACTACCTAGTATTCCTCCTAACAGTACCATGGAAACCATCATCTCAGctggaaatggagaaaatgatCAAGGTCTTGGAATGGAAGGGCCTTATGAAGTCTTGAAAGACAGCTCCTCTCAAGAGAACATAGTTGAAGACTGCTTGTATGAAACTGTGAAGGAAATTAAAGATGTCGGAGCAGTAGCCGACATGGAAAGAAGCTGTAACAACAAATCAAGGTCTTCACTTATGGTTTCTGAAGGTCAGGATCAGATCCCTGAGTGCAGAATTGAATCAGCAGAATATGCGTCTGTTGATCGAAATAAAAAGAGTCGCCAAAGTGCTAATTCAGACAGCCCTCTTGGCAACACACCAGATGTAGAGGATGAGCCCCCCCCTCCAGTACCCATGAAACTTCTTGATGAAAATGAGAATGTGCAAGAAGAAAAAGTGGAAGAAGAAGAACAAGGAACAGAAGGAGCAAGTAAACCAGAGAAG ATCTCAGCCATGTACTCTTCGGTGAGTAAGCCAGGACAGGCCATCAAGGCACTGGATTCTACTTACACCTGTATTCAAGAAGTTGCATCTCCGAGGTCCCCATCGATTTGCAGTGGCCTCTATGCAAGCGTAAAGGACTTTGAAAACACCCTAAATACTACCATTGTGCCTCAGTCAGTGGACAGACCAAATGGGGAGCTGGAGCCTGACTATGAAGCTATCCAGTCAATGAGCCAGGAAGAAGATAGGACATTGTCTGTGCCTAACGCAAACCACACTGCTCTTTCAGGAGAGAATGACTATGAGAGTATAGGGGACTTGCAGCACCACAGGGATTTCACTAGACTTTAA
- the PAG1 gene encoding phosphoprotein associated with glycosphingolipid-enriched microdomains 1 isoform X3: MNVPSDKEMFSHSVTSSATEPPPSSDQNGALSNGEVLSEDSTAACIQPYEEVQTSVSDLLDQQDSLGKSIKCHQSRELPSIPPNSTMETIISAGNGENDQGLGMEGPYEVLKDSSSQENIVEDCLYETVKEIKDVGAVADMERSCNNKSRSSLMVSEGQDQIPECRIESAEYASVDRNKKSRQSANSDSPLGNTPDVEDEPPPPVPMKLLDENENVQEEKVEEEEQGTEGASKPEKRLSSVSYKSREEDPSLTEDDISAMYSSVSKPGQAIKALDSTYTCIQEVASPRSPSICSGLYASVKDFENTLNTTIVPQSVDRPNGELEPDYEAIQSMSQEEDRTLSVPNANHTALSGENDYESIGDLQHHRDFTRL, translated from the exons ATGAATGTG CCTTCTGATAAGGAGATGTTCAGCCACTCTGTCACAAGTTCAGCTACTGAGCCTCCTCCAAGCAGCGACCAGAACGGGGCACTCAGTAATGGCGAGG TTCTCTCGGAGGACAGTACAGCTGCCTGCATCCAGCCTTATGAAGAAGTACAAACGTCTGTCTCTGATCTGCTAGATCAGCAAGATAGTCTTGGAAAATCCATTAAATGTCACCAGAGCCGGGAACTACCTAGTATTCCTCCTAACAGTACCATGGAAACCATCATCTCAGctggaaatggagaaaatgatCAAGGTCTTGGAATGGAAGGGCCTTATGAAGTCTTGAAAGACAGCTCCTCTCAAGAGAACATAGTTGAAGACTGCTTGTATGAAACTGTGAAGGAAATTAAAGATGTCGGAGCAGTAGCCGACATGGAAAGAAGCTGTAACAACAAATCAAGGTCTTCACTTATGGTTTCTGAAGGTCAGGATCAGATCCCTGAGTGCAGAATTGAATCAGCAGAATATGCGTCTGTTGATCGAAATAAAAAGAGTCGCCAAAGTGCTAATTCAGACAGCCCTCTTGGCAACACACCAGATGTAGAGGATGAGCCCCCCCCTCCAGTACCCATGAAACTTCTTGATGAAAATGAGAATGTGCAAGAAGAAAAAGTGGAAGAAGAAGAACAAGGAACAGAAGGAGCAAGTAAACCAGAGAAG aggctTAGTTCAGTGTCTTACAAGTCTCGAGAGGAAGATCCATCTCTTACAGAAGATGAT ATCTCAGCCATGTACTCTTCGGTGAGTAAGCCAGGACAGGCCATCAAGGCACTGGATTCTACTTACACCTGTATTCAAGAAGTTGCATCTCCGAGGTCCCCATCGATTTGCAGTGGCCTCTATGCAAGCGTAAAGGACTTTGAAAACACCCTAAATACTACCATTGTGCCTCAGTCAGTGGACAGACCAAATGGGGAGCTGGAGCCTGACTATGAAGCTATCCAGTCAATGAGCCAGGAAGAAGATAGGACATTGTCTGTGCCTAACGCAAACCACACTGCTCTTTCAGGAGAGAATGACTATGAGAGTATAGGGGACTTGCAGCACCACAGGGATTTCACTAGACTTTAA